Proteins found in one Mesorhizobium sp. CAU 1732 genomic segment:
- a CDS encoding NADPH:quinone reductase — protein sequence MKAAWYEKNGEAREVLTVGEIDTPTPRPGEVLVRLHASGVNPSDVKSRKGRPLIAPRIVPHSDGAGVVEAVGDGIDKARIGERVWIWNGQWKRPFGTAAEYIAVPEQQAVTLPDAIDFATGACMGIPALTALHAVTLHGDLKGKTIFVTGAAAAVGHYAVQIAKLAGARVIGTSSPERQRLARNGGVDELIDYRHEDVAERVKTLTGGKGVDGIIDMDMSSTLPLLAKGVLAQHGKMVCYGSNVAGDIPLSFPAMLWGSLTLQVFVVYELQQAERQAAVAELTRLLEAGSLKHAIGATYALDDIATAHEAVEGGKVMGNVVLRTA from the coding sequence ATGAAAGCTGCGTGGTACGAGAAGAACGGCGAGGCGCGCGAGGTCCTGACCGTCGGCGAGATCGATACGCCGACGCCCCGGCCGGGCGAGGTTCTCGTCAGGCTTCACGCGTCAGGTGTCAATCCATCGGATGTGAAGAGCCGAAAGGGCCGTCCGCTGATCGCGCCGCGCATCGTTCCGCACTCGGATGGCGCAGGCGTCGTCGAGGCTGTCGGCGATGGCATCGACAAGGCCCGCATCGGCGAGCGCGTCTGGATCTGGAACGGCCAGTGGAAGCGGCCCTTCGGAACGGCTGCGGAGTACATCGCGGTACCGGAACAGCAGGCGGTAACACTACCTGATGCGATAGACTTCGCGACGGGCGCGTGCATGGGCATACCGGCGCTGACGGCGCTTCACGCTGTAACGCTGCATGGTGATCTGAAGGGCAAAACAATCTTCGTGACCGGTGCGGCCGCCGCTGTCGGTCACTACGCCGTCCAGATCGCCAAGCTCGCGGGCGCCCGCGTCATCGGCACGTCGTCACCCGAACGCCAGCGCCTGGCGCGGAACGGCGGCGTGGACGAGCTCATCGACTACCGCCACGAAGACGTCGCAGAACGCGTCAAGACGCTGACCGGAGGCAAAGGCGTGGACGGCATTATCGACATGGACATGTCGAGCACGCTCCCGCTTCTCGCCAAGGGCGTGTTGGCGCAGCACGGCAAGATGGTCTGCTACGGATCGAACGTCGCAGGTGACATCCCGCTGTCCTTCCCGGCCATGTTGTGGGGAAGCCTGACGCTCCAGGTCTTCGTGGTCTACGAGCTGCAGCAGGCCGAGCGACAGGCGGCCGTTGCCGAACTTACACGGCTGCTCGAAGCCGGTTCGCTGAAGCACGCGATCGGCGCGACATATGCGCTCGACGATATCGCGACGGCGCACGAGGCGGTCGAGGGTGGAAAGGTCATGGGCAACGTGGTGTTGCGGACGGCGTGA
- a CDS encoding XRE family transcriptional regulator gives MADQKIFAGPRIRRIRNAKGLTQTAMAEGLGISPSYLNLIERNQRPLTVQLILKLASVYKIEPEELQAEAGGSIAALREVFADPLLSGELPGDQELLEIAEGAPNATAAVVKLFRAYKEQAVRLSDLSELLAREGHATSLSSARLPIDEVRETFERRPNHFARLEEETEAFAQVLQPGDDLLGALKDWLRRDYGIVVKVLPVATMPNWRRRYDRHSQRLFISERLSPFDQLREVAMEACLIRCQVAVAAEIQALKLSSDEARRLARFELGRYAAHALMMPYQAFQTAAIRARYDIDVLRSRFGVSFEQAANRLTMLQRSGSAGVPFFMMEIDNAGHRFRRAGAQGFPQARFGGGCPKLPVHAAFANPGQILVEAVEMPDGAEFLTLARTLEGPQGAFSERPRRTAILLGCDIGFMDEIVYAAALPAGGAGGKAARVPSTPIGPACRLCERVGCLARAEPPITRPLGLDEMVTGLSAFDFQ, from the coding sequence ATTCGCAACGCCAAGGGCTTGACCCAGACGGCGATGGCCGAGGGGCTGGGCATTTCGCCTTCATACCTCAACCTCATCGAGCGCAATCAGCGCCCGCTGACGGTCCAGCTCATTCTCAAGCTCGCTTCGGTCTACAAGATCGAACCGGAGGAGTTGCAGGCAGAAGCGGGCGGTTCGATCGCCGCTTTGCGCGAGGTGTTCGCCGATCCGCTGCTGTCCGGTGAGTTGCCAGGAGATCAGGAACTTCTCGAGATCGCCGAAGGCGCCCCAAACGCCACGGCTGCGGTCGTCAAACTGTTCCGGGCCTACAAGGAGCAGGCCGTGCGCCTCTCCGACCTCTCCGAATTGCTGGCACGCGAAGGACACGCGACGTCGCTGTCGTCGGCACGCCTGCCGATCGACGAGGTTCGCGAGACCTTCGAGCGCAGGCCGAACCATTTCGCACGCCTTGAGGAGGAGACCGAGGCTTTCGCCCAGGTGCTTCAGCCCGGCGATGACCTTCTCGGCGCGCTGAAGGACTGGCTCCGGCGCGATTACGGGATCGTCGTGAAGGTCCTTCCGGTCGCGACGATGCCGAACTGGCGCAGGCGCTACGATCGCCACTCGCAGCGTCTGTTCATATCGGAGCGCCTTTCGCCATTCGACCAGTTGCGCGAAGTGGCGATGGAGGCGTGCCTGATCCGCTGCCAGGTGGCGGTCGCAGCCGAAATTCAGGCGCTCAAACTGTCGTCAGACGAGGCGCGGCGGCTTGCCCGCTTCGAGCTCGGACGCTACGCGGCCCACGCGCTGATGATGCCCTATCAGGCCTTCCAGACGGCGGCGATCCGCGCGCGCTACGACATCGACGTTCTGCGCTCGCGTTTCGGCGTGTCGTTCGAGCAGGCGGCAAACCGGTTGACCATGCTCCAGCGCTCGGGGTCAGCCGGCGTGCCGTTCTTCATGATGGAAATTGACAATGCCGGCCACCGGTTTCGCCGCGCCGGCGCGCAAGGGTTTCCGCAGGCGCGGTTCGGGGGAGGGTGCCCCAAACTGCCGGTTCACGCGGCGTTCGCCAATCCGGGCCAGATCCTTGTCGAGGCCGTTGAGATGCCCGACGGCGCTGAGTTCCTGACCTTGGCGCGCACATTGGAAGGGCCGCAAGGGGCTTTTTCCGAGCGTCCGCGCCGCACCGCAATCCTGCTTGGCTGCGACATCGGCTTCATGGACGAAATCGTCTATGCCGCGGCGCTGCCGGCGGGTGGGGCAGGCGGCAAGGCCGCTCGCGTGCCGTCGACCCCGATCGGGCCTGCCTGCCGCCTGTGCGAACGCGTCGGCTGTCTCGCCCGCGCCGAACCGCCCATCACGAGGCCGCTCGGCCTGGACGAAATGGTGACCGGCCTGAGCGCATTCGATTTTCAGTGA
- a CDS encoding polyamine ABC transporter substrate-binding protein — MIRRATLLSTVSLAAAAFAFAAHAQDRVVNVYNWSDYIDESIIGEFTKETGIRVVYDVFDSNEILETKLLAGGSGYDVVVPTASPFMVRQIEAGVYQKLDKSKLPNLANMWPVVSERVAKYDPDNEYSINYMWGTVGLGYNETKVKEALGIDEIDSWDIFYDPEKLAKLADCGVYVLDSPTDIIPTTLHYLGINPESKEPEDLAKAEEALLKVRPYIRKFHSSEYINALANGDICLAIGWSGDVFQARDRADEADQGVVVGYVIPKEGAEMWFDQMAIPADAKNVDEAHEFLNFIMKPEIAAKATNYVYFPNGNEASQEFIDAEIMDDPAIYPDDETLAKLWTVSPYDARTQRLVTRTWTRIVTGQ; from the coding sequence ATGATCCGCAGAGCAACTCTGCTTTCGACGGTATCGCTGGCAGCCGCCGCGTTCGCATTCGCAGCCCACGCGCAGGACCGCGTCGTCAACGTTTACAACTGGTCCGATTACATCGACGAGTCGATCATCGGGGAATTCACCAAGGAAACCGGCATCAGGGTCGTCTACGACGTCTTCGATTCCAACGAAATCCTTGAAACCAAGCTGCTTGCCGGCGGCAGCGGCTATGACGTGGTGGTGCCGACGGCGAGCCCGTTCATGGTTCGCCAGATCGAGGCTGGCGTCTACCAGAAGCTCGACAAGTCCAAGCTTCCGAACCTCGCCAACATGTGGCCCGTGGTTTCGGAGCGCGTCGCTAAATACGATCCCGACAACGAATATTCGATCAACTACATGTGGGGCACTGTCGGTCTCGGCTACAACGAGACCAAGGTGAAGGAAGCCCTCGGCATCGACGAAATCGATTCCTGGGACATTTTCTACGACCCCGAGAAACTTGCTAAGCTCGCCGATTGCGGCGTCTACGTTCTCGACTCCCCAACCGACATCATCCCGACGACCTTGCATTATCTCGGCATCAATCCCGAGAGCAAAGAGCCGGAAGACCTCGCGAAGGCTGAAGAAGCCCTCCTGAAGGTCCGGCCCTACATCCGGAAGTTCCATTCCTCGGAGTACATCAACGCGCTGGCGAATGGTGATATCTGTCTGGCGATAGGCTGGTCTGGGGACGTCTTCCAGGCTCGCGATCGTGCAGATGAGGCCGATCAGGGCGTGGTCGTCGGATATGTGATTCCCAAGGAAGGCGCGGAGATGTGGTTCGACCAGATGGCGATCCCGGCCGACGCGAAGAATGTCGATGAGGCCCACGAATTCCTCAACTTCATCATGAAGCCGGAAATCGCCGCCAAGGCCACCAACTACGTCTATTTCCCGAACGGCAACGAGGCCTCGCAGGAGTTCATCGATGCGGAAATCATGGACGACCCAGCGATCTATCCGGACGACGAGACCCTCGCCAAGCTCTGGACGGTCTCGCCCTACGACGCGCGGACACAAAGACTTGTGACGCGCACCTGGACCCGGATCGTCACCGGTCAATAG
- a CDS encoding type II toxin-antitoxin system RelE/ParE family toxin, whose translation MPKIVWRDDAKQQLRDIANYIKARNPSAAVSYAEGIRDACSGLSALPEQGRRYDSRYRLIVYRNHVVFYRPDAGSDTVEIIAVIDGRRDVAAILSGLPRD comes from the coding sequence GTGCCTAAAATCGTCTGGCGAGACGACGCGAAGCAACAACTCCGAGACATTGCGAATTACATCAAGGCACGGAATCCGAGCGCGGCTGTCAGCTATGCAGAAGGAATACGGGATGCCTGCAGCGGACTGAGCGCGCTTCCTGAACAAGGTCGTCGTTACGATTCACGATACCGGCTGATCGTCTATCGCAATCATGTCGTATTCTATCGCCCTGATGCAGGATCGGACACGGTAGAGATCATTGCCGTCATTGACGGTCGCCGTGATGTCGCGGCAATCTTGAGCGGCCTACCGCGTGACTAA
- a CDS encoding glutamine synthetase family protein: MSPDHEREYQAFIELHPDIEAVEFLMVDPNGVMRGKWAPGDALKKAFQEGVNFPMSLHGLDVWGREVVETGLHIETGDKDGYCRATRGSLSIVPWAKRKTAQVLLQTFTPEGEPFMADPRQVLKRKVAEVNEKGFFPVVAFELEFYLLDPATDWDDGMPAPVGATAGPDRLRMYGLDDLAEHASLFDMIRDAADAQSLPIDTIIKEAAPGQFEVNLKHRADPLRAADDVIMLRRIVIGCARAHGLTATFMAKPFLEYAGNGMHVHSSMLDANGRNIFGGDEGRKTLEFAVAGLLKTMPESLLLFINTWNGFRRITPGSYAPTRAVWAENNRSVALRIPVSDDDNRRLEHRIAGADANPYLVMAALIQGMVEGIEAAEAPPPPVEGNAYDEEGLFLPDDMDDALQLMSKSAFTDRALGPLLAKVYKDLKRAEILAFWGEITALERTTYL, encoded by the coding sequence ATCTCGCCCGATCACGAGCGCGAGTATCAGGCCTTCATCGAACTCCATCCCGACATCGAAGCCGTCGAATTCCTGATGGTCGATCCGAACGGCGTGATGCGCGGCAAGTGGGCGCCCGGCGACGCGCTCAAGAAGGCCTTCCAGGAAGGCGTCAATTTTCCGATGTCGCTGCATGGCCTCGACGTCTGGGGACGCGAGGTCGTAGAAACCGGCCTTCACATCGAGACCGGCGACAAGGACGGCTATTGCCGCGCCACGCGCGGCTCGCTTTCGATCGTTCCATGGGCCAAGCGCAAGACCGCACAGGTGTTGTTGCAGACTTTCACGCCCGAGGGCGAGCCCTTCATGGCCGACCCGCGTCAGGTCCTCAAGCGCAAGGTCGCCGAGGTCAACGAAAAGGGCTTCTTTCCCGTCGTCGCCTTCGAGCTTGAATTCTATCTCCTCGACCCGGCGACCGACTGGGACGACGGAATGCCGGCGCCGGTGGGCGCGACGGCTGGACCGGACCGGCTGCGGATGTATGGGCTCGACGATCTCGCCGAGCATGCCAGCCTCTTCGACATGATCCGCGATGCGGCGGACGCGCAAAGCCTGCCGATCGACACGATCATCAAAGAGGCGGCGCCCGGCCAGTTCGAGGTCAATTTGAAGCACCGTGCGGATCCGCTGCGGGCGGCCGACGACGTCATCATGCTGCGCCGTATCGTCATAGGTTGCGCGCGTGCCCACGGGCTGACGGCGACCTTCATGGCAAAGCCGTTTCTCGAATATGCCGGCAATGGCATGCATGTGCATTCCTCGATGCTCGACGCGAACGGCAGGAACATCTTCGGCGGCGATGAGGGGCGCAAGACGCTCGAATTCGCGGTGGCGGGCCTGCTCAAGACCATGCCGGAATCGCTGCTTCTGTTCATCAACACGTGGAACGGGTTCCGCCGCATCACGCCCGGTTCCTACGCGCCGACGCGCGCGGTCTGGGCCGAGAACAACCGCTCGGTCGCACTGCGCATCCCCGTCTCGGATGACGACAACCGACGCCTCGAGCATCGTATCGCGGGCGCCGACGCAAATCCCTATCTGGTCATGGCGGCCCTGATCCAGGGCATGGTCGAAGGCATCGAGGCAGCGGAAGCGCCGCCGCCGCCGGTCGAGGGCAACGCGTATGACGAGGAGGGATTGTTCCTTCCCGACGACATGGACGATGCGCTGCAATTGATGTCGAAAAGCGCATTTACCGACCGCGCGCTCGGTCCCTTGCTCGCGAAGGTCTACAAGGATCTCAAGCGGGCCGAAATCCTGGCGTTCTGGGGGGAGATCACCGCTTTGGAGCGTACAACTTACCTGTGA
- a CDS encoding DMT family transporter, with amino-acid sequence MGDERLGFLLVFLSALCWSFGGAIARFIEVDDSWTVVFWRSFWAAAFLFGYMIWRDGLAGTVRLFRDMELPGVAVGCCFAIASTSFVVALGYTTVANILLMQAGVPLIAALIAFVLFRERVSTPTWIAIGAVIAGVAIMVSDSLNGNVSPVGDGLAITIAVVFACATVITRRFSHVRMTPATCLGTVIAGSFAATQASAFSVSVSDMGFLFAFGALNLGLGLAFFATGARMIAAAYAALLGTFETLLGPVWVWLVHDEIPSGRTILGGSIVFAALMVHIGLEFRRLARPQKPGTTGMPSPH; translated from the coding sequence ATGGGCGACGAGCGCCTTGGCTTCCTGCTCGTCTTCCTGTCGGCACTCTGCTGGAGTTTCGGCGGCGCGATCGCACGCTTCATCGAGGTCGATGATTCCTGGACTGTCGTCTTCTGGCGATCGTTCTGGGCTGCGGCATTCCTGTTCGGCTACATGATCTGGCGGGACGGGCTTGCCGGCACGGTCAGGCTGTTCCGCGACATGGAACTTCCGGGCGTGGCCGTCGGCTGTTGCTTCGCGATCGCCTCGACATCCTTCGTCGTCGCGCTGGGCTATACGACCGTCGCCAACATCCTGCTGATGCAGGCTGGCGTTCCGCTGATCGCCGCGCTCATTGCCTTCGTGCTGTTTCGCGAACGTGTCTCCACGCCGACCTGGATCGCGATCGGCGCCGTGATCGCTGGCGTCGCGATCATGGTATCGGATTCGCTGAATGGAAACGTCTCCCCTGTCGGCGACGGGCTGGCGATCACCATTGCGGTCGTGTTTGCATGCGCCACGGTGATCACACGCCGCTTCTCGCATGTGCGGATGACCCCGGCGACGTGCCTCGGAACGGTGATTGCCGGCAGCTTCGCGGCAACCCAGGCCTCCGCGTTCTCGGTCTCGGTGTCGGATATGGGTTTCCTGTTCGCGTTCGGGGCGCTCAACCTCGGCCTGGGGCTGGCGTTCTTCGCCACCGGTGCCCGCATGATCGCGGCGGCTTATGCCGCGCTGTTGGGAACGTTCGAGACGCTGCTCGGTCCGGTATGGGTATGGCTCGTGCATGACGAGATACCCTCGGGACGGACGATCCTCGGCGGTTCGATTGTCTTCGCCGCGTTGATGGTCCACATCGGTCTCGAGTTCCGCCGGCTTGCCCGTCCGCAAAAGCCCGGAACGACCGGAATGCCGTCTCCCCATTGA